A part of Methanomassiliicoccaceae archaeon genomic DNA contains:
- a CDS encoding thiamine pyrophosphate-dependent enzyme: MWGLLAECIRSMSDTSYTVHGYPITDLAKAAGSVNTINEKTALEYALGDSLSKKRSTVIVKNVGVNALADPLVMASTQGIMGGVVLISGDDTEVRGTQVRQDTRPYAEVASVPLVELDTGAVRQGLEMAFAESEKYSRVAILRVTDVALYSATGEGPPLMQADRRYGRLADRALTAKGCADRADRIFKGKGEVPEAVESGGRTLGLCRNCPYKPLLQFISDEGIEVIIDTGCVILARKRPYNIGVANYGLGSSIAVAAKSTGIAVIGDYAFLHSGINSLIDVYERGTPLLTIILKNGRLGMTGGEGCFDVERYISWAGPERMGVEEAIGIMKGSVTGPRTIVIETECPEGEIHEEIGY, encoded by the coding sequence GTGTGGGGATTGCTTGCGGAATGCATAAGATCGATGAGTGACACGTCCTATACGGTGCACGGCTATCCTATAACGGACCTCGCGAAGGCAGCGGGATCGGTCAACACGATAAACGAGAAGACCGCATTGGAGTACGCGCTGGGGGACTCCCTCTCTAAGAAGAGGTCGACGGTCATAGTGAAGAACGTGGGAGTCAATGCGCTTGCGGACCCTCTCGTGATGGCCTCCACCCAGGGCATCATGGGGGGAGTTGTGCTGATATCCGGGGACGACACCGAAGTCAGGGGGACCCAGGTCCGCCAGGATACCAGGCCGTACGCGGAGGTGGCATCGGTCCCGCTGGTGGAGCTCGACACGGGCGCCGTCCGCCAGGGCCTCGAGATGGCGTTCGCCGAATCCGAGAAGTATTCCAGGGTGGCGATCCTGAGGGTCACCGACGTCGCCCTCTACAGCGCGACAGGCGAGGGGCCGCCCCTGATGCAGGCGGACCGCCGTTACGGGAGGCTCGCGGACAGGGCACTGACGGCTAAAGGATGCGCCGACCGTGCGGATAGGATCTTCAAGGGAAAGGGAGAAGTCCCGGAGGCCGTCGAGAGCGGAGGCCGCACATTGGGCCTGTGCAGGAACTGCCCGTACAAACCCCTTCTGCAATTCATATCGGACGAGGGCATCGAGGTCATAATCGACACCGGATGCGTGATCCTCGCCAGGAAGAGGCCCTACAACATAGGGGTGGCCAATTACGGCCTGGGGTCCTCCATAGCCGTCGCCGCGAAGTCCACGGGGATAGCGGTCATCGGAGACTATGCTTTCCTCCATTCTGGGATCAATTCGCTGATAGACGTCTATGAGAGGGGCACCCCGCTGCTGACCATAATACTGAAGAACGGAAGGCTGGGCATGACGGGAGGGGAGGGGTGCTTCGACGTGGAGAGGTACATCTCCTGGGCCGGGCCCGAGAGGATGGGGGTCGAAGAGGCCATCGGGATCATGAAGGGATCTGTTACCGGCCCGAGAACGATAGTGATAGAGACGGAATGTCCGGAGGGTGAAATACATGAAGAAATTGGATATTGA
- a CDS encoding homocitrate synthase family protein, producing the protein MKKLDIEICDVTLRDGEQTPGVSFTCEEKLDIARGLDAIGVEVIEAGFPSVSEDERKSIKEITKAGLDARICCLSRAVKSDVDAAIDCDVDLVSIFIATSDLHIRVKYKKSREEVLAQALDMVDYAIGHGIQVRFSAEDGSRTDLSFLKEMFRQGCEHGAAYSSIADTVGCLTPLETADAVRYLTDGLGNKLCVHLHNDMGLATANAFTAAECGAFQLHTTVNGIGERAGNASLEELLVALRMKGGVDRYDLTHLTELSRKVSRYSGVPVSKTKAVVGENAFSHESGIHIAALIVDSSTYEYFPPKMVGGEQKFILGKHTGRKALEHIVKTLGYQLTEAQMDRVLHDVKVRGEGKCAITPQVLMEIVENARGTS; encoded by the coding sequence ATGAAGAAATTGGATATTGAGATCTGTGATGTGACACTCAGGGACGGCGAGCAGACTCCCGGGGTCTCCTTCACATGCGAGGAGAAGCTCGACATCGCACGCGGCCTTGACGCCATCGGCGTCGAGGTCATAGAGGCGGGCTTCCCGAGTGTCAGCGAGGACGAGAGGAAAAGCATAAAGGAGATAACGAAGGCCGGACTCGATGCCAGGATATGCTGTCTTTCCAGGGCGGTAAAGTCCGACGTCGACGCGGCGATCGATTGCGACGTTGACCTGGTCAGCATATTCATCGCCACCTCAGACCTGCACATAAGGGTCAAGTACAAGAAAAGCCGCGAAGAGGTACTGGCACAGGCCCTAGACATGGTCGACTACGCCATAGGCCACGGCATACAGGTCAGATTCTCTGCGGAGGACGGCTCCAGGACGGACCTGTCATTCCTGAAAGAGATGTTCAGACAGGGCTGCGAGCACGGTGCGGCGTACAGCAGCATAGCCGACACGGTCGGATGCCTGACCCCGCTCGAGACCGCGGATGCCGTCAGGTATCTGACGGACGGCCTCGGCAACAAGCTGTGCGTCCACCTGCATAACGACATGGGCCTCGCCACGGCGAACGCGTTCACGGCGGCCGAATGCGGGGCGTTCCAGCTCCACACAACCGTCAACGGCATAGGCGAGAGGGCCGGGAACGCCAGCCTCGAAGAGCTGCTCGTGGCACTTAGGATGAAAGGAGGCGTGGACAGATACGACCTCACGCACCTAACGGAGCTGTCCCGGAAGGTCTCACGCTATTCGGGGGTACCGGTATCGAAGACGAAGGCCGTCGTCGGCGAGAACGCATTCTCGCACGAGAGCGGCATACACATAGCCGCCCTGATCGTGGACAGCTCCACCTACGAGTACTTCCCCCCGAAGATGGTGGGAGGGGAGCAGAAGTTCATACTAGGCAAGCACACGGGCAGAAAGGCCCTCGAGCACATCGTCAAGACCCTCGGATACCAGCTGACAGAAGCCCAGATGGACAGGGTGCTGCACGATGTGAAGGTGAGGGGCGAGGGCAAGTGCGCGATCACGCCCCAGGTGCTGATGGAGATCGTGGAGAATGCAAGGGGGACGTCGTAA
- a CDS encoding 3-isopropylmalate dehydratase/homoaconitate hydratase family large subunit: MSTLSERILRGAAGSFVDVTVDRAMAHDGSGIQALTAFREMEAEEIRHPERITIIYDHIVPANNSTTADLQAELRRFTLEKGLDFHDIGSGVCHQVMSEGRVLPGEVVVGADSHTCTMGAFGAFATGVGASDMASIWATGGTWLKVPETINIRLEGRLPRFSEPKDVALRYVGMLGADGATYKAIEFTGDNDIRMEGRLTISNMAVEAGAKTGLFYADGETCRYLKGYGLDAEPQKAEDCGYVREETIELDDVEPVLAVPHRVDMVRPVSDLEGTPLDQVFVGTCTNGRYEDLKRFADVVKGKRVKVRTVVVPASRAVLLRAMETGVLRDIVESGAAIGTPGCGPCLGAHQGVLGEGEVGLSTANRNFKNRMGVGAEYYLSSPTTAAFSALKGEIASPGERL, from the coding sequence TTGAGCACGCTGTCCGAGAGGATCCTGAGAGGGGCGGCAGGCAGTTTCGTCGACGTTACGGTCGACCGGGCGATGGCCCATGACGGTTCGGGGATCCAGGCATTGACGGCTTTCCGCGAGATGGAGGCGGAGGAGATACGGCATCCTGAGAGGATAACGATAATTTACGACCACATAGTCCCGGCGAACAATTCGACCACGGCGGACCTGCAGGCGGAGCTCAGAAGATTTACCCTCGAGAAAGGTCTCGATTTCCACGACATAGGGTCCGGCGTGTGCCATCAGGTCATGAGCGAGGGCAGGGTCCTGCCCGGGGAGGTCGTGGTGGGAGCAGACTCTCACACATGTACCATGGGAGCCTTCGGGGCGTTCGCCACGGGGGTGGGGGCATCGGACATGGCGTCCATCTGGGCCACCGGCGGGACCTGGCTGAAGGTGCCGGAGACGATCAACATCAGGCTGGAAGGAAGACTCCCCCGGTTCTCGGAGCCCAAGGATGTGGCGCTGAGATATGTGGGCATGCTCGGGGCGGACGGCGCGACCTACAAGGCCATAGAGTTCACCGGCGACAACGATATCCGGATGGAGGGGAGGCTGACGATATCCAACATGGCTGTCGAGGCCGGGGCCAAGACGGGCCTGTTCTACGCCGACGGGGAGACCTGCCGCTATCTGAAGGGATATGGGTTGGATGCCGAGCCGCAGAAGGCGGAGGACTGCGGCTACGTCAGGGAGGAGACCATAGAGCTGGACGATGTGGAGCCCGTACTCGCCGTGCCGCACAGGGTCGACATGGTCAGGCCGGTGTCCGACCTGGAAGGGACCCCCCTCGACCAGGTCTTCGTCGGCACGTGCACCAACGGCAGGTACGAGGACCTGAAACGCTTCGCGGACGTGGTCAAAGGCAAGCGGGTGAAGGTCAGGACGGTCGTCGTCCCGGCTTCCAGGGCCGTGCTGCTCAGGGCGATGGAGACCGGCGTTCTGAGGGACATCGTGGAGTCGGGGGCCGCAATAGGCACGCCGGGGTGCGGACCGTGCCTGGGCGCCCACCAGGGCGTGCTCGGGGAAGGGGAGGTCGGACTCTCCACTGCCAACAGGAACTTCAAGAACCGCATGGGCGTCGGAGCGGAATACTATCTGTCGTCGCCGACGACGGCCGCGTTCTCCGCGCTCAAGGGTGAGATCGCATCACCGGGGGAAAGGTTGTGA
- a CDS encoding 3-isopropylmalate dehydratase, whose protein sequence is MKGKVVRVGDDIDTDLIIAGRYLRTKDRSLWAEHAFEDLDPGMSSRLPGSVIVAGKNFGCGSSREQAAIALKEAGAVAVVAKSFARIFFRNAINRGIPLFEVEGPMECDDGDEIAVSLEGSYVETGGKRYGSLRLSDRMMEIIDAGGIIELRRRDR, encoded by the coding sequence GTGAAGGGAAAGGTCGTGAGGGTCGGCGACGACATCGATACGGACCTCATAATAGCCGGAAGGTACCTGAGGACGAAGGACAGGTCGCTCTGGGCGGAGCATGCTTTCGAGGACCTCGACCCGGGCATGTCGTCACGTCTCCCGGGCAGTGTCATCGTCGCGGGGAAGAACTTCGGATGCGGGTCGTCGCGCGAGCAGGCGGCCATAGCTCTGAAGGAGGCGGGAGCGGTGGCGGTGGTCGCGAAAAGTTTCGCCAGGATATTCTTCAGGAACGCCATAAACAGGGGCATCCCCCTGTTCGAGGTCGAGGGCCCGATGGAATGCGATGACGGAGATGAGATCGCTGTCTCGCTGGAGGGATCCTATGTGGAGACCGGGGGCAAGAGATACGGATCCCTCAGGCTGTCGGACAGGATGATGGAGATCATAGACGCCGGCGGGATCATAGAGCTGAGGAGGAGGGACCGATGA
- a CDS encoding isocitrate/isopropylmalate family dehydrogenase, whose translation MKIAVVEGDGIGKEVVPVAVKVLEHYIPDAEYLGIEVGYGKWERTGKGCDDGDIEMMREADSVLFGAITTPPDPDYKSVMLRIRHELGLYANIRPIRGDGFRMTVVRENSEGLYSGIEEIGSERSTTLRVVTRKASERIAACACEILLRDFEGGTLTIGNKANVMKSDVLFRDTCMEVAERTGVPYRTAYIDSLTFDALHNPGRYDVIVTTNMFGDILSDALGHVAGGLGMLPSANIGGECALFEPVHGSAPDIAGKGIANPVAAIRSAGMLLEHAAGIMCEEEIERAISGAVSSGAGTPDLGGDSGTELFGKEILKRLGKR comes from the coding sequence GTGAAGATAGCGGTCGTCGAAGGGGACGGCATAGGCAAGGAGGTCGTACCTGTGGCCGTGAAGGTTCTGGAGCACTACATTCCGGATGCGGAGTACCTCGGGATCGAGGTGGGCTACGGGAAATGGGAGAGGACAGGCAAAGGATGCGACGACGGAGACATCGAGATGATGAGGGAGGCGGACTCCGTCCTCTTCGGTGCCATAACGACTCCTCCCGATCCGGACTACAAGAGCGTGATGCTCAGGATCAGGCACGAGCTCGGCCTGTACGCCAACATAAGGCCGATACGCGGGGACGGTTTCAGGATGACGGTCGTCCGCGAGAATTCGGAGGGCCTGTACTCGGGCATAGAGGAGATCGGCAGCGAGAGGTCAACCACCCTGAGGGTGGTGACCAGGAAGGCAAGCGAGCGTATAGCCGCCTGCGCGTGCGAGATCCTCCTTAGGGATTTCGAGGGCGGCACCCTCACTATAGGCAACAAGGCTAACGTAATGAAATCGGACGTCCTATTCAGGGACACCTGCATGGAGGTGGCGGAGAGGACGGGCGTCCCGTACAGGACGGCTTACATCGATTCGCTGACGTTCGATGCCTTGCACAACCCCGGCAGATACGACGTGATAGTGACCACCAACATGTTCGGAGACATATTGAGCGACGCCCTTGGCCATGTGGCCGGCGGCCTCGGGATGCTCCCGAGCGCCAACATCGGCGGAGAATGCGCCCTCTTCGAGCCGGTGCACGGCAGCGCCCCCGACATCGCCGGGAAGGGGATCGCGAACCCGGTGGCGGCGATAAGGAGCGCGGGAATGCTCCTTGAGCACGCCGCGGGCATAATGTGCGAAGAGGAGATCGAGAGGGCAATATCCGGGGCTGTCTCGTCGGGGGCCGGGACTCCGGACCTCGGCGGGGACTCCGGAACGGAGCTGTTCGGGAAAGAGATACTGAAGAGGCTCGGAAAGAGGTGA
- a CDS encoding aldehyde dehydrogenase family protein, translating into MDVYNPARNEKIGEVKEFTGEEVASTIEGLAAGFPGWSAMRPASRGMVLYRAAEIMRADTDRLSSILTAEQGKPRAEARNEILGAAAVFEFYASIAGTVGGSTAPKSDYGYAFTSKSPLGVCGAIIPWNMPALIMAWKVGPAVVTGNTIVVKPAETTPFTNTEMAKILYSAGIPEDVLAVVTGGGETTGAAIVGNKDIRHLSFTGSVETGGKISRMVDAGRVRLTLELGGSDPMIVCGDADLDRAVAGAVAGRFYNCGQICTAVKRLFVADSVADGFTERLKAATERLRVGDGAVEGTDIGPLNSSEGLHRIERMVEDSTGSAKVITGARRPEGRGNFYAPTLITDLEPDSRLLTEEVFGPVLPIVRFGDLDEAIEMANSTRFGLGASIWTNDMRNASKAVDGVKSGILWVNRHSRIPPEVPFGGVKGSGIGRENGQNALDGYLVEKTVIISP; encoded by the coding sequence ATGGATGTCTATAATCCCGCCAGGAACGAGAAGATCGGAGAAGTTAAGGAGTTCACCGGAGAGGAGGTCGCGAGTACGATAGAGGGGCTCGCGGCAGGGTTCCCCGGATGGTCGGCCATGAGGCCGGCCTCCAGAGGCATGGTGCTATACAGGGCGGCGGAGATTATGAGGGCGGACACGGACAGGCTCTCGTCGATCCTGACCGCGGAGCAGGGAAAGCCGCGCGCCGAGGCGAGGAACGAGATCCTGGGCGCCGCCGCGGTCTTCGAGTTCTACGCGTCGATCGCCGGGACCGTGGGAGGAAGCACGGCGCCGAAGTCCGATTACGGGTACGCGTTCACGAGCAAGTCCCCCCTGGGGGTGTGCGGTGCGATAATCCCGTGGAACATGCCGGCGCTGATAATGGCGTGGAAGGTCGGGCCCGCCGTTGTGACCGGCAATACAATCGTTGTGAAACCCGCAGAGACGACCCCGTTCACGAACACCGAGATGGCGAAGATACTGTATTCTGCCGGCATTCCCGAGGACGTCCTCGCGGTCGTCACCGGCGGCGGCGAGACCACGGGCGCCGCCATAGTCGGGAATAAGGATATCAGGCATCTGTCATTCACGGGGTCGGTCGAGACCGGGGGGAAGATCTCCAGGATGGTCGACGCAGGAAGAGTCAGGCTCACCCTGGAACTCGGAGGGAGCGACCCGATGATAGTTTGCGGCGATGCCGACCTGGACAGGGCGGTGGCAGGGGCGGTGGCCGGCAGATTCTACAACTGCGGTCAGATATGCACGGCCGTCAAGAGGCTCTTCGTGGCGGACAGCGTGGCGGACGGGTTCACGGAGAGGCTGAAAGCCGCGACAGAGAGGCTCAGGGTGGGGGACGGGGCCGTCGAGGGGACCGATATCGGCCCTTTGAACAGCAGCGAGGGGCTGCACAGGATAGAGAGGATGGTCGAGGACAGCACGGGCTCCGCGAAGGTCATAACAGGTGCCAGGAGGCCCGAGGGCCGGGGGAACTTCTACGCCCCCACTCTCATAACGGACCTGGAACCGGATTCGAGGCTGCTGACCGAGGAGGTCTTCGGCCCCGTGCTCCCGATAGTCAGGTTCGGTGATCTGGATGAAGCCATAGAGATGGCGAACTCTACCAGGTTCGGCCTGGGCGCGTCGATATGGACCAATGACATGAGGAATGCGTCCAAGGCCGTGGACGGCGTGAAGTCGGGCATATTATGGGTCAACAGGCACTCGAGGATACCTCCCGAAGTCCCCTTCGGAGGGGTCAAGGGCAGCGGCATCGGCCGCGAGAACGGCCAGAACGCGTTGGACGGGTATCTGGTCGAGAAGACCGTGATCATCTCGCCCTGA
- a CDS encoding DNA-directed RNA polymerase subunit N — MIIPVRCFTCGKVVGSAYPVYSKRVGMGEDPKAVLDDLGFERYCCRRMIVSHADLIGEIAPLG, encoded by the coding sequence AATACCGGTGAGATGTTTCACATGCGGAAAGGTGGTAGGCAGCGCCTACCCAGTATACTCGAAGCGTGTAGGGATGGGCGAGGACCCTAAAGCGGTCCTCGACGATCTGGGATTCGAAAGATACTGCTGCCGCAGGATGATAGTCTCCCACGCCGACCTCATCGGTGAGATCGCACCTCTCGGATAA